The following proteins are co-located in the Limanda limanda chromosome 5, fLimLim1.1, whole genome shotgun sequence genome:
- the LOC133002503 gene encoding LOW QUALITY PROTEIN: phosphatidylinositol 4-phosphate 5-kinase-like protein 1 (The sequence of the model RefSeq protein was modified relative to this genomic sequence to represent the inferred CDS: substituted 1 base at 1 genomic stop codon), which produces MPRKKAVGTSGATRRRVWWRLRQEWRMLGVFEINPEHEFYHLTCVIKEGMQAVIQPSMDTPPEVNDKLTEEHFKAVETQNHEGFEIQTFAAPVFAKLRHSLDITEEEYLNSLCLGGYYLQFVSNSKSKADFFVTNDKWFFLKTQSKREVRFLLSNLQAYMDHLEKYPHSLMVRFLGVFRIVIPNQIKKYFIVMQSVFYPDERINIRYDIKGCEVGRRTNPDTGGKQMLKVLKDNNFEGQSIALGQDKPWFADQVKVDAAFLQELNVLDYSLLLAHQPLHEDEREGKHSLANLVVRATKXVSNAQDFHEHHHRLLPNCKNAIHVIDGPDRRYFVGIIDIFTVYNWKKKLENLWKSLRYPGRAYSTVRPTKYSRRFCQWMQEHTQ; this is translated from the exons ATGCCACGGAAAAAAGCTGTAGGCACATCCGGCGCCACCAGGCGAAGGGTCTGGTGGCGTTTGAGACAGGAATGGAGGATGTTGGGGGTGTTTGAGATCAACCCAGAGCACGAGTTCTATCATCTGACATGCGTAATTAAAGAAGGCATGCAGGCTGTAATCCAGCCCTCTATGGACACACCACCTGAGGTAAAC GATAAACTTACAGAGGAGCATTTCAAGGCAGTGGAAACTCAAAACCACGAG GGCTTTGAGATACAGACGTTTGCAGCACCAGTGTTTGCTAAACTGAGGCATTCACTGGACATCACAGAGGAGGAATACCTGAACTCCCTCTGCTTGGGTGGCTACTACCTCCAGTTTGTCAGCAACTCTAAAAGCAAGGCAGATTTCTTTGTCAC GAATGACAAGTGGTTCTTCCTAAAGACCCAGAGCAAAAGGGAGGTCAGGTTTCTCCTGTCCAATCTGCAGGCATACATGGACCACCTGGAGAAATACCCTCACTCACTGATGGTGAGATTTCTAG gCGTCTTCAGGATTGTTATTCCAAATCAAATAAAG AAGTACTTCATCGTGATGCAGAGTGTGTTTTACCCTGATGAGAGGATCAATATCAG ATACGACATTAAAGGCTGTGAAGTGGGTAGACGGACTAACCCTGACACCGGGGGAAAACAAATGCTAAAAGTGCTGAAGGACAATAACTTTGAAGGGCAGTCCATTGCATTAG GTCAAGACAAACCCTGGTTTGCTGATCAAGTGAAAGTGGACGCTGCCTTTCTTCAGGAGCTCAATGTGCTGGACTACAGTCTCCTGCTGGCCCACCAACCTCTGCACGAAGACGAGCGCGAAGGAAAACACTCTTTGGCAAATCTGGTTGTTCGTGCCACAAAGTAGGTTTCAAATGCGCAG GATTTTCACGAGCATCATCACAGGCTTCTGCCCAATTGCAAAAATGCCATTCATGTGATTGATGGGCCGGACCGACGCTACTTTGTGGGCATCATTGACATTTTTACTGTCTACAACTGGAAGAAAAAACtggagaacctgtggaaaaGCCTCCGTTACCCAGGAAGAGCCTATTCCACAGTGAGACCAACAAAGTACTCACGCAGATTCTGTCAGTGGATGCAGGAACACACTCAAtga